One Oncorhynchus keta strain PuntledgeMale-10-30-2019 chromosome 11, Oket_V2, whole genome shotgun sequence DNA window includes the following coding sequences:
- the LOC118390131 gene encoding alpha-2-antiplasmin-like isoform X3 produces the protein MKLHLPVLLLLCLCWLGLTDETGTVATEYHSCGEQVLSQEARWSVGGAVEKLGRQLLDSLQTGPEQPNVIISPLSVALALAQLTLGARNETQKLLLSSLHAHTVPCYHESLGSLLQHLTNTSLQVATRMYLRPEFEVYQSFVAESMRSYKSEPAPLISVEDVNQWVEDTTKGHMTNFLTSIPHDVVLMLINAVHFKGEWEARFDPQLTQKDVFYLDNKNFVHVDMMRSAKYPLSLLEDGELGAQVARFPFKGNTSFLVVMPLPGRGNVSSLVAKLNISDLYRRLPQERTMQVQLPKFALQYRQELQEALTSMGLGSLFSSPNLSGVSAVPLQVSSMRHACGVELSEEGAEASAATSITIMRSVPIFSVNSPFLFALVDHASLAPIFLGTVTNPAPDASPIQIDSPLGDDPNGNRTQSDSFHSNSNVQNDGPHSNNNVQSDSPHSSNNVQSDQPQSERMQCGVPVGGEEQQQPLNEVEGNPNAQVEGQGSSSCANPSHTVPS, from the exons ATGAAGCTGCATCTGCCTGTACTCTTGCTGCTCTGCCTCTGTTGGCTGGGACTGACT gatgagACTGGTACGGTAgctactgagtaccactcttgtGGGGAGCAGGTGCTCAGCCAGGAGGCCCGGTGGTCAGTAGGGGGTGCTGTAGAGAAACTGGGCAGGCAGCTACTGGACAGCCTGCAGACAGGGCCAGAGCAGCCCAACGTCATCATATCACCCCTCAGCGTGGCCCTTGCACTAGCACAGCTCACACTAG GAGCTCGTAACGAGACACAGAAGTTGCTGCTAAGTTCTCTACACGCCCACACTGTGCCCTGCTACCATGAATCCCTGGGCAGCCTGCTCCAACACCTCACCAACACCTCCCTACAGGTGGCTACACGCATGTACCTGCGCccag aGTTTGAGGTGTACCAGTCCTTTGTTGCAGAATCCATGCGTAGCTACAAATCAGAGCCTGCCCCCTTGATCTCAGTGGAAGATGTCAACCAATGGGTGGAAGACACCACCAAAGGTCACATGACCAATTTCCTGACCAGTATTCCGCATGATGTGGTGCTCATGCTGATCAATGCTGTGCATTTCAAAG GTGAGTGGGAGGCTCGCTTCGACCCTCAGCTCACACAGAAGGATGTCTTCTACCTGGACAATAAGAACTTTGTCCATGTAGACATGATGCGGTCAGCCAAGTATCCACTGAGCCTGTTAGAAGATGGGGAGCTTGGGGCTCAG GTTGCACGTTTTCCTTTTAAGGGAAACACCAGCTTTCTGGTAGTGATGCCGTTGCCAGGAAGAGGAAACGTGTCATCGCTGGTGGCCAAGCTGAATATCTCTGACCTGTACAGACGTCTACCTCAGGAGAGGACCATGCAGGTCCAACTGCCCAAGTTCGCCCTGCAGTACCGCCAAGAGCTACAGGAGGCGCTGACCAGCATGG gtctgggCTCTTTGTTCTCTAGTCCTAATCTGTCCGGTGTGTCAGCGGTTCCTCTGCAGGTGTCCAGCATGCGTCACGCCTGCGGGGTGGAGTTGAGTGAGGAGGGGGCCGAAGCATCTGCAGccacctccatcaccatcatGCGCTCTGTTCCCATATTTTCTGTAAACTCCCCCTTCCTGTTCGCCCTGGTAGACCACGCCTCCCTCGCTCCAATCTTCCTGGGCACCGTCACTAACCCAGCCCCTGACGCCAGCCCCATTCAGATCGACAGTCCCCTCGGCGATGATCCCAATGGCAACAGGACCCAAAGTGACAGCTTTCATAGCAACAGCAATGTACAGAACGATGGTCCCCATAGTAACAACAACGTACAGAGCGACAGTCCCCATAGCAGTAACAACGTACAGAGTGACCAGCCACAAAGTGAGAGAATGCAGTGTGGCGTCCCTGTCGGGGGGGAGGAGCAACAACAGCCCCTGAATGAAGTAGAGGGAAACCCCAACGCCCAAGTGGAGGGGCAAGGATCCAGTTCCTGTGCCAATCCCTCTCATACAGTTCCTTCCTAA
- the LOC118390131 gene encoding alpha-2-antiplasmin-like isoform X1 codes for MFGVWSIVPKSCFQLICVGRGFARFWVQALLLAPSLTASCWDMKLHLPVLLLLCLCWLGLTDETGTVATEYHSCGEQVLSQEARWSVGGAVEKLGRQLLDSLQTGPEQPNVIISPLSVALALAQLTLGARNETQKLLLSSLHAHTVPCYHESLGSLLQHLTNTSLQVATRMYLRPEFEVYQSFVAESMRSYKSEPAPLISVEDVNQWVEDTTKGHMTNFLTSIPHDVVLMLINAVHFKGEWEARFDPQLTQKDVFYLDNKNFVHVDMMRSAKYPLSLLEDGELGAQVARFPFKGNTSFLVVMPLPGRGNVSSLVAKLNISDLYRRLPQERTMQVQLPKFALQYRQELQEALTSMGLGSLFSSPNLSGVSAVPLQVSSMRHACGVELSEEGAEASAATSITIMRSVPIFSVNSPFLFALVDHASLAPIFLGTVTNPAPDASPIQIDSPLGDDPNGNRTQSDSFHSNSNVQNDGPHSNNNVQSDSPHSSNNVQSDQPQSERMQCGVPVGGEEQQQPLNEVEGNPNAQVEGQGSSSCANPSHTVPS; via the exons ATGTTTGGGGTGTGGTCCATTGTTCCGAAAAGTTGTTTCCAGTTGATTTGTGTTGGGAGAGGCTTTGCTCGCTTCTGGGTCCAAGCACTGTTGCTAGCGCCCTCCCTTACGG CTAGCTGTTGGGATATGAAGCTGCATCTGCCTGTACTCTTGCTGCTCTGCCTCTGTTGGCTGGGACTGACT gatgagACTGGTACGGTAgctactgagtaccactcttgtGGGGAGCAGGTGCTCAGCCAGGAGGCCCGGTGGTCAGTAGGGGGTGCTGTAGAGAAACTGGGCAGGCAGCTACTGGACAGCCTGCAGACAGGGCCAGAGCAGCCCAACGTCATCATATCACCCCTCAGCGTGGCCCTTGCACTAGCACAGCTCACACTAG GAGCTCGTAACGAGACACAGAAGTTGCTGCTAAGTTCTCTACACGCCCACACTGTGCCCTGCTACCATGAATCCCTGGGCAGCCTGCTCCAACACCTCACCAACACCTCCCTACAGGTGGCTACACGCATGTACCTGCGCccag aGTTTGAGGTGTACCAGTCCTTTGTTGCAGAATCCATGCGTAGCTACAAATCAGAGCCTGCCCCCTTGATCTCAGTGGAAGATGTCAACCAATGGGTGGAAGACACCACCAAAGGTCACATGACCAATTTCCTGACCAGTATTCCGCATGATGTGGTGCTCATGCTGATCAATGCTGTGCATTTCAAAG GTGAGTGGGAGGCTCGCTTCGACCCTCAGCTCACACAGAAGGATGTCTTCTACCTGGACAATAAGAACTTTGTCCATGTAGACATGATGCGGTCAGCCAAGTATCCACTGAGCCTGTTAGAAGATGGGGAGCTTGGGGCTCAG GTTGCACGTTTTCCTTTTAAGGGAAACACCAGCTTTCTGGTAGTGATGCCGTTGCCAGGAAGAGGAAACGTGTCATCGCTGGTGGCCAAGCTGAATATCTCTGACCTGTACAGACGTCTACCTCAGGAGAGGACCATGCAGGTCCAACTGCCCAAGTTCGCCCTGCAGTACCGCCAAGAGCTACAGGAGGCGCTGACCAGCATGG gtctgggCTCTTTGTTCTCTAGTCCTAATCTGTCCGGTGTGTCAGCGGTTCCTCTGCAGGTGTCCAGCATGCGTCACGCCTGCGGGGTGGAGTTGAGTGAGGAGGGGGCCGAAGCATCTGCAGccacctccatcaccatcatGCGCTCTGTTCCCATATTTTCTGTAAACTCCCCCTTCCTGTTCGCCCTGGTAGACCACGCCTCCCTCGCTCCAATCTTCCTGGGCACCGTCACTAACCCAGCCCCTGACGCCAGCCCCATTCAGATCGACAGTCCCCTCGGCGATGATCCCAATGGCAACAGGACCCAAAGTGACAGCTTTCATAGCAACAGCAATGTACAGAACGATGGTCCCCATAGTAACAACAACGTACAGAGCGACAGTCCCCATAGCAGTAACAACGTACAGAGTGACCAGCCACAAAGTGAGAGAATGCAGTGTGGCGTCCCTGTCGGGGGGGAGGAGCAACAACAGCCCCTGAATGAAGTAGAGGGAAACCCCAACGCCCAAGTGGAGGGGCAAGGATCCAGTTCCTGTGCCAATCCCTCTCATACAGTTCCTTCCTAA
- the LOC118390131 gene encoding alpha-2-antiplasmin-like isoform X2 has protein sequence MMRERASCWDMKLHLPVLLLLCLCWLGLTDETGTVATEYHSCGEQVLSQEARWSVGGAVEKLGRQLLDSLQTGPEQPNVIISPLSVALALAQLTLGARNETQKLLLSSLHAHTVPCYHESLGSLLQHLTNTSLQVATRMYLRPEFEVYQSFVAESMRSYKSEPAPLISVEDVNQWVEDTTKGHMTNFLTSIPHDVVLMLINAVHFKGEWEARFDPQLTQKDVFYLDNKNFVHVDMMRSAKYPLSLLEDGELGAQVARFPFKGNTSFLVVMPLPGRGNVSSLVAKLNISDLYRRLPQERTMQVQLPKFALQYRQELQEALTSMGLGSLFSSPNLSGVSAVPLQVSSMRHACGVELSEEGAEASAATSITIMRSVPIFSVNSPFLFALVDHASLAPIFLGTVTNPAPDASPIQIDSPLGDDPNGNRTQSDSFHSNSNVQNDGPHSNNNVQSDSPHSSNNVQSDQPQSERMQCGVPVGGEEQQQPLNEVEGNPNAQVEGQGSSSCANPSHTVPS, from the exons ATGATGAGGGAAAGG GCTAGCTGTTGGGATATGAAGCTGCATCTGCCTGTACTCTTGCTGCTCTGCCTCTGTTGGCTGGGACTGACT gatgagACTGGTACGGTAgctactgagtaccactcttgtGGGGAGCAGGTGCTCAGCCAGGAGGCCCGGTGGTCAGTAGGGGGTGCTGTAGAGAAACTGGGCAGGCAGCTACTGGACAGCCTGCAGACAGGGCCAGAGCAGCCCAACGTCATCATATCACCCCTCAGCGTGGCCCTTGCACTAGCACAGCTCACACTAG GAGCTCGTAACGAGACACAGAAGTTGCTGCTAAGTTCTCTACACGCCCACACTGTGCCCTGCTACCATGAATCCCTGGGCAGCCTGCTCCAACACCTCACCAACACCTCCCTACAGGTGGCTACACGCATGTACCTGCGCccag aGTTTGAGGTGTACCAGTCCTTTGTTGCAGAATCCATGCGTAGCTACAAATCAGAGCCTGCCCCCTTGATCTCAGTGGAAGATGTCAACCAATGGGTGGAAGACACCACCAAAGGTCACATGACCAATTTCCTGACCAGTATTCCGCATGATGTGGTGCTCATGCTGATCAATGCTGTGCATTTCAAAG GTGAGTGGGAGGCTCGCTTCGACCCTCAGCTCACACAGAAGGATGTCTTCTACCTGGACAATAAGAACTTTGTCCATGTAGACATGATGCGGTCAGCCAAGTATCCACTGAGCCTGTTAGAAGATGGGGAGCTTGGGGCTCAG GTTGCACGTTTTCCTTTTAAGGGAAACACCAGCTTTCTGGTAGTGATGCCGTTGCCAGGAAGAGGAAACGTGTCATCGCTGGTGGCCAAGCTGAATATCTCTGACCTGTACAGACGTCTACCTCAGGAGAGGACCATGCAGGTCCAACTGCCCAAGTTCGCCCTGCAGTACCGCCAAGAGCTACAGGAGGCGCTGACCAGCATGG gtctgggCTCTTTGTTCTCTAGTCCTAATCTGTCCGGTGTGTCAGCGGTTCCTCTGCAGGTGTCCAGCATGCGTCACGCCTGCGGGGTGGAGTTGAGTGAGGAGGGGGCCGAAGCATCTGCAGccacctccatcaccatcatGCGCTCTGTTCCCATATTTTCTGTAAACTCCCCCTTCCTGTTCGCCCTGGTAGACCACGCCTCCCTCGCTCCAATCTTCCTGGGCACCGTCACTAACCCAGCCCCTGACGCCAGCCCCATTCAGATCGACAGTCCCCTCGGCGATGATCCCAATGGCAACAGGACCCAAAGTGACAGCTTTCATAGCAACAGCAATGTACAGAACGATGGTCCCCATAGTAACAACAACGTACAGAGCGACAGTCCCCATAGCAGTAACAACGTACAGAGTGACCAGCCACAAAGTGAGAGAATGCAGTGTGGCGTCCCTGTCGGGGGGGAGGAGCAACAACAGCCCCTGAATGAAGTAGAGGGAAACCCCAACGCCCAAGTGGAGGGGCAAGGATCCAGTTCCTGTGCCAATCCCTCTCATACAGTTCCTTCCTAA
- the serpinf1 gene encoding pigment epithelium-derived factor, with protein sequence MMWTTLLLWLGALLSLSYAQLSETEGTGGEEEAVELFTTPRAKMAAATSDFGYNLFRALAGRDPKANVFLAPISISAVLTQLSMGASPDRSERWLYRALRYHTLQDPQLHDTLRDLLASLRAPGKGISIAARIYLARRLRLKPEYFGVVEKQYGVRPKALMGGAKDVNEINDWVKQRTGGKVDRFMSKPLGRNSGVVPLGAAYFKGKWITRFSQSGLMEDFQLDGEVPARIPMMQQDNYPVKMGVDPDLGCTIAQIQMQDDVSMFVFLPDDVTQNMTLVEESLTAEFVQDLSMTLHPVHVALTLPVLKFSYSTDLLPLLADLGLAEFLADTDLTKITAQTVKLGSLNHKVVMEMAPEGTQYASSSQVHAPLSYRVDRPFLFLVRDEASGALLFIGRVVNPRKLRI encoded by the exons ATGATGTGGACGACCCTATTGCTGTGGCTGGgggccctcctctccctctcttatgCTCAGTTG TCGGAGACAGAGGGGacgggaggggaagaggaagctGTGGAGCTCTTTACCACGCCCAGAGCCAAGATGGCTGCCGCCACCTCTGACTTCGGCTACAACCTTTTCCGGGCCCTGGCGGGACGCGACCCCAAGGCCAACGTATTCCTGGCCCCCATCAGCATCTCTGCAGTGCTCACTCAGCTCTCCATGG gaGCGTCTCCGGATCGTTCAGAGAGGTGGTTGTACAGAGCTCTAAGGTATCACACCCTGCAGGACCCTCAGCTCCACGACACTCTCAGGGACCTACTGGCCTCACTCAGAGCACCTGGCAAAGGCATCAGCATCGCTGCACGCATCTACCTGGCccgca GACTGCGTCTGAAACCGGAATATTTTGGAGTGGTGGAAAAGCAGTATGGGGTGCGGCCCAAGGCTctgatgggtggggctaaagatGTGAATGAGATCAATGATTGGGTCAAACAGCGGACGGGTGGCAAGGTCGACCGCTTCATGTCCAAGCCCTTGGGACGGAACTCTGGTGTGGTTCCTCTCGGTGCTGCCTACTTCAAAG GGAAGTGGATAACTCGGTTCAGTCAGAGTGGATTGATGGAGGACTTCCAGCTTGATGGAGAGGTTCCCGCCCGCATTCccatgatgcaacaggacaattacccagTGAAGATGGGAGTTGACCCAGACCTGGGTTGCACA atTGCTCAGATCCAGATGCAGGATGACGTCAGCATGTTTGTGTTCCTTCCTGATGATGTCACTCAGAACATGACCCTGGTGGAGGAGAGCCTGACGGCTGAGTTTGTTCAGGACCTCTCCATGACCCTTCACCCCGTGCATGTTGCCCTTACACTACCTGTCCTAAAATTCAGCTACTCCACTGACCTCTTGCCACTGCTCGCTGACCTGG gtcTTGCCGAATTTCTGGCAGACACAGACCTGACTAAGATCACGGCTCAGACGGTGAAGCTTGGCAGCCTCAATCATAAGGTTGTTATGGAGATGGCCCCAGAGGGCACCCAGTATGCCAGCTCCAGCCAAGTCCACGCGCCACTGTCGTACCGCGTGGACCGCCCCTTCCTGTTCCTGGTGAGGGATGAGGCCTCGGGGGCACTGCTCTTCATCGGCAGGGTGGTGAACCCACGCAAACTGAGGATAtaa